From one Enterobacter kobei genomic stretch:
- the hsp20-GI gene encoding small heat shock protein sHSP20-GI, whose translation MSALTPWDPFRELDELQNRLATMFGRIPQRQGARTGNEAMTTADWAPMADISEDENAFLLKLDLPEVPKDAVRVSAENGVLTISGERKLEKEEQGKKFHRIERAYGRFVRSFVLPDNVDPTKVTASMKDGVLEVRLVKAEQAKPKQIEISVN comes from the coding sequence ATGTCTGCATTGACTCCGTGGGACCCCTTCCGGGAACTGGATGAATTGCAAAACCGCCTGGCGACGATGTTCGGACGAATACCCCAGCGACAGGGCGCCCGTACCGGCAACGAAGCCATGACCACGGCGGACTGGGCACCAATGGCGGACATCAGCGAGGATGAGAACGCATTCCTCCTCAAGCTGGATCTGCCGGAGGTCCCCAAGGATGCCGTGCGCGTCAGCGCGGAAAACGGTGTGCTCACCATCAGCGGCGAGCGCAAACTGGAAAAAGAGGAGCAGGGCAAGAAGTTCCACCGCATCGAACGTGCGTATGGCCGCTTTGTGCGCAGCTTTGTCTTGCCTGACAACGTTGATCCGACCAAGGTGACGGCTTCCATGAAAGACGGCGTGCTGGAAGTGCGGCTTGTCAAGGCCGAGCAAGCCAAACCGAAACAGATTGAAATCTCAGTCAACTAA
- the hsp20 gene encoding small heat shock protein sHSP20, whose amino-acid sequence MDIDFKKLAPWNWFKNEQQEQQTASSLPVQRNDLPAASGPVSPILQLHREIDRLFDDAFRGFGFPALNMPQWPSDWSGMLKPALDIQETDKQYKIALEVPGVEEKDIQITLDNDVLMVRGEKRQEQEKKEGGFHRVERSYGSFQRALNLPDDANQDSIKASFKNGVLTVTIDKREVSAPKQGRSIPING is encoded by the coding sequence ATGGACATCGATTTCAAGAAGTTGGCTCCCTGGAACTGGTTCAAGAACGAGCAGCAAGAGCAGCAGACCGCCTCCTCCCTGCCGGTGCAGCGCAATGACCTGCCAGCGGCGAGCGGGCCAGTCAGCCCGATCCTGCAACTGCATCGGGAAATCGACCGGCTGTTCGATGACGCATTCCGGGGCTTCGGTTTTCCGGCGTTGAACATGCCGCAGTGGCCATCCGATTGGTCGGGCATGCTGAAGCCGGCCCTGGACATCCAGGAAACCGACAAGCAGTACAAGATTGCCCTGGAAGTGCCCGGTGTCGAGGAGAAGGACATCCAGATCACCCTCGACAACGACGTGCTGATGGTGCGTGGCGAGAAGCGCCAGGAACAGGAGAAGAAGGAAGGTGGCTTCCACCGTGTGGAGCGCTCCTACGGCAGCTTTCAGCGTGCCTTGAACCTGCCTGACGACGCCAACCAGGATTCGATCAAGGCATCGTTCAAGAACGGGGTGCTCACGGTCACGATCGACAAGCGCGAGGTCAGCGCGCCGAAGCAGGGACGCTCGATCCCGATCAACGGCTGA
- the lacY gene encoding lactose permease, translated as MYYLKNTNFWMFGLFFFFYFFIMGAYFPFFPIWLHDINHISKSDTGIIFAAISLFSILFQPLFGLISDKLGLRKYLLWIITGMLVMFAPFFIFIFGPLLQYNILVGAIVGGIYLGFCFNAGAPAVEAFIEKVSRRSNFEFGRARMFGCVGWAMCASIVGIMFTINNQFVFWLGSGCAFILAVLLFFAKTDAPSSATVANAVGANHSAFSLKLALELFRQPKLWFLSLYVIGVSCTYDVFDQQFANFFTSFFANGEQGTRVFGYVTTMGELLNASIMFFAPLIINRIGGKNALLLAGTIMSVRIIGSSFATSALEVVILKTLHMFEVPFLLVGCFKYITSQFEVRFSATIYLVCFCFFKQLAMIFMSILAGNMYESIGFQGAYLVLGLVALGFTLISVFTLSGPGPLSLLRRQVNEVA; from the coding sequence ATGTACTATTTAAAAAACACAAACTTTTGGATGTTCGGTTTATTCTTTTTCTTTTACTTTTTTATCATGGGAGCCTACTTCCCGTTTTTCCCGATTTGGCTACATGACATCAACCATATCAGCAAAAGTGATACGGGTATTATTTTTGCCGCTATTTCTCTGTTCTCGATATTATTCCAACCGCTGTTTGGTCTGATTTCTGACAAACTCGGACTGCGAAAATACCTGCTGTGGATTATTACCGGCATGTTAGTGATGTTTGCGCCGTTCTTTATTTTTATCTTCGGGCCACTGTTACAATACAACATTTTAGTAGGAGCGATTGTTGGTGGTATTTATCTTGGCTTTTGTTTTAACGCCGGTGCGCCAGCAGTAGAGGCATTTATCGAGAAAGTCAGCCGTCGTAGTAATTTCGAATTTGGTCGCGCGCGGATGTTTGGCTGTGTTGGCTGGGCGATGTGTGCCTCGATTGTCGGCATCATGTTTACCATCAATAATCAGTTTGTTTTCTGGCTGGGTTCTGGCTGTGCATTCATCCTCGCCGTTTTGCTCTTTTTCGCCAAAACAGATGCGCCCTCTTCCGCCACGGTTGCCAATGCGGTAGGTGCCAACCATTCGGCATTTAGCCTTAAGCTGGCGCTGGAACTGTTCAGACAGCCAAAACTGTGGTTTTTGTCACTGTATGTTATTGGCGTCTCCTGCACCTACGATGTTTTTGACCAACAGTTTGCTAATTTCTTTACTTCTTTTTTTGCCAACGGTGAACAGGGTACGCGGGTATTTGGCTACGTAACGACAATGGGCGAATTACTTAACGCCTCGATTATGTTCTTTGCGCCGCTGATCATTAATCGCATCGGTGGGAAAAACGCCCTGCTGCTGGCAGGCACTATTATGTCAGTACGTATTATTGGCTCATCGTTCGCTACCTCAGCACTGGAAGTGGTTATTCTGAAAACGCTGCATATGTTTGAAGTACCGTTCCTGCTGGTGGGCTGCTTTAAATATATTACCAGCCAGTTTGAAGTGCGTTTTTCAGCGACGATTTATCTGGTCTGTTTCTGCTTCTTTAAGCAACTGGCGATGATTTTTATGTCTATTCTGGCGGGCAATATGTATGAAAGCATCGGTTTCCAGGGCGCTTACCTGGTGCTGGGTCTGGTGGCGCTGGGCTTCACCTTAATTTCCGTGTTCACGCTTAGCGGCCCCGGCCCACTTTCCCTGCTGCGTCGCCAGGTGAATGAAGTCGCTTAA
- a CDS encoding IS1 family transposase (programmed frameshift), with protein sequence MASISIRCPSCSATEGVVRNGKSTAGHQRYLCSHCRKTWQLQFTYTASQPGTHQKIIDMAMNGVGCRASARIMGVGLNTVLRHFKKLRPQSVTSRIQPGSDVIVCAEMDEQWGYVGAKSRQRWLFYAYDRIRRTVVAHVFGERTLATLERLLSLLSAFEVVVWMTDGWPLYESRLKGKLHVISKRYTQRIERHNLNLRQHLARLGRKSLSFSKSVELHGKVIGHYLNIKHYQ encoded by the exons GTGGCTTCCATTTCCATCAGATGTCCTTCCTGCTCCGCTACTGAAGGCGTGGTGCGTAACGGCAAAAGCACTGCCGGACATCAGCGCTATCTCTGCTCTCATTGCCGTAAAACATGGCAACTACAGTTCACTTACACCGCCTCTCAGCCCGGTACGCACCAGAAAATCATTGATATGGCCATGAATGGCGTCGGATGTCGCGCCAGTGCACGCATTATGGGCGTTGGCCTCAACACGGTTTTACGTCACT TTAAAAAACTCAGGCCGCAGTCGGTAACCTCGCGCATACAACCGGGCAGTGATGTGATTGTCTGCGCTGAAATGGACGAACAGTGGGGCTACGTCGGTGCTAAATCACGTCAGCGCTGGCTGTTTTACGCGTATGACAGGATACGGAGGACGGTTGTGGCGCACGTCTTCGGTGAACGCACTCTGGCCACACTGGAGCGTCTTCTGAGCCTGCTGTCGGCCTTTGAGGTCGTGGTATGGATGACGGATGGCTGGCCGCTGTATGAATCCCGCCTGAAGGGAAAGCTGCACGTTATCAGCAAGCGTTACACTCAGCGCATTGAGCGACATAACCTGAATCTGAGACAACATCTGGCAAGGCTGGGACGGAAGTCACTGTCGTTCTCAAAATCGGTGGAGCTGCATGGCAAGGTCATCGGGCATTATCTGAACATAAAACACTATCAGTAA
- a CDS encoding helix-turn-helix domain-containing protein, which translates to MKAHLQVIFTLDELAAYLKVGKRTLYRLAAHGEIPAFKVGGTWRLRQSEIDQCINDQTRAGAKKEVMRKREQQKSSEQPVSPGRTARGSRQRA; encoded by the coding sequence ATGAAAGCGCACCTACAGGTGATTTTCACGCTCGATGAATTGGCTGCGTACTTGAAAGTCGGCAAGCGGACGCTTTATCGGCTCGCCGCACACGGGGAAATTCCGGCTTTCAAGGTGGGCGGGACGTGGCGGCTTCGTCAAAGTGAAATCGATCAGTGCATCAATGATCAGACCCGAGCCGGAGCAAAGAAGGAGGTGATGCGCAAGCGTGAACAGCAGAAGTCATCCGAGCAGCCCGTGTCGCCTGGGCGCACTGCCCGTGGCAGCAGGCAAAGGGCTTGA
- a CDS encoding IS1-like element transposase, translated as MASVSISCPSCSATDGVVRNGKSTAGHQRYLSSHCRKTWQLQFTYTASQPGTHQKIIDMAMNGVGCRATARIMGVGLNTILRHLKNSGRSR; from the coding sequence GTGGCTTCTGTTTCTATCAGCTGTCCCTCCTGTTCAGCTACTGACGGGGTGGTGCGTAACGGCAAAAGCACTGCCGGACATCAGCGCTATCTCAGCTCTCACTGCCGTAAAACATGGCAACTGCAGTTCACTTACACCGCTTCTCAACCCGGTACGCACCAGAAAATCATTGATATGGCCATGAATGGTGTTGGATGCCGGGCAACCGCCCGCATTATGGGCGTTGGCCTCAACACGATTTTACGTCACTTAAAAAACTCAGGCCGCAGTCGGTAA
- the yfdX1 gene encoding heat resistance protein YfdX1 has translation MNIKQPQYTFSALALAVVVGLSGPALAQSAAGSSPGAAAPSAASKAAQPQVDDKAAREADKKRAELTQDAITALTKTQEALTLLDAKKTKEALAALELASGKLELVLARDAKLALAPVDVRVITHDIHANVESVKKAVKLSRELLGDGEVQKARPIVANLASEIVIQTDNLPMATYPAAIKSAVRLIDSGEIDNAKAELARALNTLVVTSVAFPLPVLRAEAAMAKAEKLAETDRRDAKQNEELSTLLSSVRTEIEMAQILGYGKKADFKPIFDQVKSIEQKSAGGKSGKGWFDELKTRIQKLF, from the coding sequence ATGAATATCAAACAGCCACAATACACCTTCTCCGCACTTGCCCTGGCGGTCGTCGTCGGACTGAGCGGACCGGCTCTGGCCCAATCGGCGGCAGGTTCTAGCCCAGGTGCTGCAGCACCCTCTGCCGCATCCAAGGCGGCACAGCCACAGGTAGATGACAAGGCCGCCCGGGAAGCCGATAAAAAGCGTGCCGAGCTCACTCAAGACGCCATCACGGCGCTCACCAAGACCCAGGAGGCTTTGACCCTCCTTGATGCAAAGAAGACCAAGGAGGCGCTTGCTGCGCTGGAACTGGCCAGCGGAAAGCTGGAACTGGTATTGGCACGCGACGCCAAACTTGCTTTAGCGCCGGTCGATGTACGCGTCATCACCCACGATATCCACGCCAACGTGGAATCGGTAAAGAAAGCGGTCAAGTTGTCTCGGGAGTTGTTGGGTGATGGCGAGGTGCAAAAGGCCCGGCCCATCGTTGCCAATCTGGCCAGCGAAATCGTAATCCAAACCGACAACCTTCCGATGGCAACGTACCCGGCAGCGATCAAGTCGGCCGTACGGCTCATCGACAGCGGCGAGATCGACAACGCCAAAGCGGAACTCGCCCGAGCACTGAACACGCTGGTGGTGACCTCGGTCGCCTTTCCTCTGCCCGTGCTACGGGCCGAAGCCGCGATGGCAAAAGCTGAAAAGCTGGCCGAGACCGACAGGCGCGATGCCAAGCAGAACGAGGAGCTCAGCACCTTGCTGTCGTCCGTGCGCACGGAGATCGAGATGGCGCAGATCCTGGGTTATGGCAAGAAGGCGGACTTCAAACCCATCTTCGATCAGGTGAAGTCCATTGAGCAAAAGTCGGCTGGTGGCAAAAGCGGCAAGGGATGGTTCGACGAGTTGAAGACGCGCATCCAAAAGCTGTTTTGA
- the lacZ gene encoding beta-galactosidase: protein MTMITDSLAVVLQRRDWENPGVTQLNRLAAHPPFASWRNSEEARTDRPSQESRSLNGEWRFAWFPAPEAVPESWLERDLPDADTVIVPSNWQMHGYDAPIYTNVTYPIAVNPPYVPTENPTGCYSLTFNIDESWLQEGQTRIIFDGVNSAFHLWCNGRWVGYGQDSRLPSEFDLSAFLHAGENRLAVMVLRWSNGNYLEDQDMWRMSGIFRDVSLLHKPTTQISDFHVVTHFNDDFSRAVLEAKVQMYGVLRDELRVTVSLWQGETQVASGTAPFGGEIIDERGGYANRVTLRLNVENPALWSAEIPNLYRAVIELHTADGMLIEAEACDVGFREVRIENGLLLLNGKPLLIRGVNRHEHHPLHGQVMDEQTMVQDILLMKQNNFNAVRCSHYPNHPLWYTLCDRYGLYVVDEANIETHGMVPMNRLTDDPLWLPAMSERVTRMVQRDRNHPSVIIWSLGNESGHGANHDALYRWIKSVDPSRPVQYEGGGADTSATDIICPMYARVDEDQPFPAVPKWSIKKWLSLPGELRPLILCEYAHAMGNSLGGFAKYWQAFRQYPRLQGGFVWDWVDQSLIKYDENGNPWSAYGGDFGDTPNDRQFCMNGLVFADRTPHPALTEAKHQQQFFQFRLSGQTIEVTSEYLFRHSDNELLRWMVALDGKLLTSGEVPLDVAPQGKQLIELPELPQPESTGQLWLTVHVVQPNATTWSAAGHISAWQQWRLAENLSVTQPSAPHAIPQLTTSETDFCIELGNKRWQFNRLSGLLSQMWIGDEKQLLTPLRDQFTRAPLDNDIGVSETTRIDPNAWVERWKAAGHYQAEAALLQCTADTLADAVLITTAHAWQHQGKTLFISRKTYRIDGSGQMAITVDAEVASDTPHPARIGLTCQLAQVAERVNWLGLGPQENYPDRLTAACFDRWDLPLSDMYTPYVFPSENGLRCGTRELSYGPHQWRGDFQFNISHYSQQQLMETSHRHLLHAEEGTWLNIDGFHMGIGGDDSWSPSVSVEFQLSAGRYHYQLVWCQK, encoded by the coding sequence ATGACAATGATTACGGATTCACTGGCCGTCGTATTACAACGTCGTGACTGGGAAAACCCTGGCGTTACCCAACTTAATCGCCTTGCGGCACATCCCCCTTTCGCCAGCTGGCGTAATAGCGAAGAGGCTCGCACCGATCGCCCTTCCCAAGAGTCGCGCAGCCTGAATGGTGAATGGCGCTTTGCCTGGTTTCCGGCACCAGAAGCGGTACCAGAAAGCTGGCTGGAGCGCGATCTTCCTGACGCCGATACTGTCATCGTCCCCTCAAACTGGCAGATGCACGGTTACGATGCGCCTATCTACACCAACGTGACCTATCCCATTGCGGTCAATCCACCGTATGTTCCCACGGAGAATCCGACGGGTTGTTACTCGCTCACATTTAATATTGATGAAAGCTGGCTACAGGAAGGCCAGACGCGAATTATTTTTGATGGTGTTAACTCGGCGTTTCATTTGTGGTGCAACGGGCGCTGGGTCGGTTACGGACAGGACAGTCGTTTGCCGTCTGAATTTGACCTGAGCGCATTTTTACACGCCGGAGAAAACCGCCTCGCGGTGATGGTGCTGCGCTGGAGTAACGGCAATTATCTGGAAGATCAGGATATGTGGCGGATGAGCGGCATTTTCCGTGACGTCTCGTTGCTGCACAAACCGACCACACAAATCAGCGATTTCCATGTTGTTACTCACTTTAATGATGATTTCAGCCGCGCTGTACTGGAGGCAAAAGTTCAGATGTACGGCGTGCTGCGCGATGAGCTGAGGGTGACGGTTTCTTTGTGGCAGGGTGAAACACAGGTCGCCAGCGGCACCGCGCCTTTCGGCGGTGAAATTATCGATGAGCGTGGCGGTTATGCCAATCGCGTCACGCTACGTCTGAACGTCGAAAACCCGGCGCTGTGGAGCGCCGAAATCCCGAATCTCTACCGTGCGGTGATTGAACTGCACACCGCCGACGGCATGCTGATTGAAGCAGAAGCCTGCGATGTCGGTTTCCGCGAGGTGCGGATTGAAAATGGCCTGCTGCTGCTGAACGGCAAGCCGTTGTTGATTCGCGGTGTTAACCGTCACGAGCATCATCCTCTGCATGGTCAGGTCATGGATGAGCAGACGATGGTGCAGGATATCCTGCTGATGAAGCAGAACAACTTTAACGCCGTGCGCTGTTCGCATTATCCGAATCATCCGCTGTGGTACACGTTGTGCGACCGCTACGGCCTGTACGTGGTGGATGAAGCCAATATTGAAACCCACGGCATGGTGCCAATGAATCGTCTGACCGATGATCCGCTCTGGCTACCCGCGATGAGCGAACGCGTAACGCGAATGGTGCAGCGCGATCGTAATCACCCGAGTGTGATCATCTGGTCGCTGGGGAATGAATCAGGCCACGGTGCTAATCACGATGCGCTCTATCGCTGGATTAAATCTGTCGATCCTTCCCGCCCGGTACAGTATGAAGGCGGCGGAGCCGACACCTCCGCAACCGATATTATTTGCCCGATGTACGCGCGTGTGGATGAAGACCAGCCCTTCCCGGCTGTGCCGAAATGGTCCATCAAAAAATGGCTTTCGCTGCCTGGAGAACTGCGTCCGCTGATCCTTTGCGAATATGCCCACGCAATGGGTAACAGTCTTGGTGGCTTCGCTAAATACTGGCAGGCGTTTCGTCAATACCCCCGTTTACAGGGCGGCTTCGTCTGGGACTGGGTCGATCAATCGCTGATTAAATATGATGAAAACGGCAACCCGTGGTCGGCTTACGGCGGTGATTTTGGCGATACGCCGAACGATCGCCAGTTCTGCATGAACGGTCTGGTCTTTGCAGACCGCACGCCGCATCCAGCGCTGACAGAAGCAAAACACCAGCAGCAGTTTTTCCAGTTCCGTTTATCCGGGCAAACCATCGAAGTGACCAGCGAATACCTGTTCCGTCATAGCGATAACGAGCTCCTGCGCTGGATGGTGGCGCTGGATGGCAAGCTGCTGACAAGCGGTGAAGTGCCTCTGGATGTCGCTCCACAAGGAAAACAGTTGATTGAACTGCCTGAACTACCGCAGCCGGAGAGCACCGGGCAACTCTGGCTAACGGTTCACGTAGTGCAACCGAACGCGACCACATGGTCAGCAGCCGGGCACATCAGCGCCTGGCAGCAATGGCGTCTGGCGGAAAACCTCAGCGTGACACAACCCTCCGCGCCCCACGCCATCCCGCAACTGACCACCAGCGAAACGGATTTTTGCATCGAACTTGGTAATAAGCGTTGGCAATTTAACCGGTTGTCAGGTCTTCTTTCACAAATGTGGATCGGCGATGAAAAACAACTGCTGACGCCGCTGCGCGATCAATTCACCCGTGCACCGCTGGATAATGACATTGGCGTAAGTGAAACGACCCGCATTGACCCTAACGCCTGGGTCGAACGCTGGAAGGCGGCGGGCCATTACCAGGCCGAAGCAGCGTTGTTGCAGTGCACGGCAGATACACTTGCCGACGCGGTGCTGATTACGACCGCCCACGCGTGGCAGCATCAGGGGAAAACCTTATTTATCAGCCGGAAAACTTACCGGATTGATGGTAGTGGTCAAATGGCGATTACCGTTGATGCTGAAGTGGCAAGCGATACGCCGCATCCGGCGCGGATTGGCCTGACCTGCCAGCTGGCGCAGGTCGCAGAGCGAGTAAACTGGCTCGGATTAGGACCGCAAGAAAATTATCCCGACCGTCTTACTGCGGCCTGTTTTGACCGCTGGGACTTGCCATTGTCAGACATGTATACTCCGTACGTTTTCCCGAGCGAAAACGGTCTGCGCTGCGGGACGCGCGAATTGAGTTATGGCCCACACCAGTGGCGCGGCGACTTCCAGTTCAACATCAGCCACTACAGCCAACAACAACTGATGGAAACCAGTCATCGCCATCTGCTGCACGCGGAAGAAGGCACATGGCTGAATATCGACGGTTTCCATATGGGAATTGGTGGCGACGACTCCTGGAGCCCGTCAGTGTCGGTGGAATTCCAGCTGAGCGCCGGTCGCTACCATTACCAGTTGGTCTGGTGTCAAAAATAA
- the clpK gene encoding heat shock survival AAA family ATPase ClpK — MARKQCQVCGQPATVRVEANLNGRHSTMLLCDDHYRQLVRQQKRTVSPLEALFGSRSGLFEDFLGSDFFRIGDDATPVAADTDDVVDASFGEPAAAGSGAPRRRGSGLASRISEQSEALLQEAAKHAAEFGRSEVDTEHLLLALADSDVVKTILGQFKIKVDDLKRQIESEAKRGDKPFEGEIGVSPRVKDALSRAFVASNELGHSYVGPEHFLIGLAEEGEGLAANLLRRYGLTPQALRQQVSKVVGKGAEDGRAETPTNTPELDKYSRDLTKMARDGKLDPVIGRAQEIETTIEVLARRKKNNPVLIGEPGVGKTAIVEGLAQRMVAGEVPETLRDKRLVELNINAMVAGAKYRGEFEERVQKVLKEVTEHQGELILFIDEVHTIVGAGQGGGEGGLDVANVFKPMMARGELNLIGATTLNEYQKYIEKDAALERRFQPVTVPEPTVAQAIMILRGLRDTFEAHHKVSISEDAIIAAAELSDRYITARFLPDKAIDLLDQAAARVKLSATARPVAVQELESELHQLRREQDYVAARKQYDQAAELGKRIEAKEAELKKLVENWERERASGSAEVKAEHVAQIVSRLTGIPVNELTVEEREKLLHLEQRLHERLVGQDEAVRAVADAVRLSRAGLREGSKPVATFLFLGPTGVGKTELAKALAESIYGDEHALLRIDMSEYGERHTVARLVGAPPGYVGYDEGGQLTEKVRRKPYSVLLLDEIEKAHPDVYNILLQVFDDGRLTDGKGRVVDFTNTIIIATSNLGSDIIQRRLKARGAADEEYEKTKTEVMDVLRGHFRPEFLNRIDEIIVFHALGKEEIRHIVGLQLDRVARSAASQGVTLTFDQTLIDHFAEEGYKPEFGARELKRLIRSELETALAREMLGGSIGKGDHASARWDDKAERVVFERKELPQTPAEPEQPDVAKATETPHGDAGKGSRKKKSASDAS, encoded by the coding sequence ATGGCCAGAAAACAATGCCAGGTCTGCGGCCAACCCGCCACCGTGCGGGTGGAAGCCAATCTCAACGGTCGTCACAGCACCATGCTGTTGTGCGACGACCATTACCGGCAATTAGTGCGCCAGCAAAAGCGCACCGTTTCGCCGCTGGAAGCCTTGTTCGGTTCGCGCAGCGGCCTGTTCGAGGACTTCCTCGGCAGTGACTTCTTCCGCATCGGCGACGACGCGACGCCAGTTGCCGCCGATACCGATGACGTGGTCGATGCCTCGTTTGGCGAGCCCGCCGCCGCAGGTTCGGGTGCGCCGCGCCGTCGCGGCAGTGGGCTGGCCAGCCGCATCAGCGAACAGTCGGAAGCCTTGTTGCAGGAGGCCGCCAAACACGCTGCCGAATTTGGCCGCTCCGAGGTGGATACCGAACATCTGCTGCTGGCGCTGGCCGACAGCGACGTGGTCAAGACCATCCTGGGTCAGTTCAAGATCAAGGTCGATGACCTCAAGCGGCAGATCGAGTCTGAGGCCAAGCGCGGGGACAAGCCCTTCGAGGGCGAGATCGGCGTGTCGCCGCGCGTGAAGGATGCGCTCAGCCGCGCCTTCGTGGCCTCCAATGAACTCGGCCATTCTTATGTCGGTCCAGAGCATTTCCTGATCGGTCTGGCCGAGGAAGGCGAAGGGCTGGCCGCCAACCTGCTGCGCCGCTACGGCCTGACGCCGCAGGCGCTGCGCCAACAGGTCAGCAAGGTGGTCGGCAAGGGCGCCGAGGATGGACGCGCTGAGACGCCGACCAACACGCCAGAACTCGACAAGTACTCGCGCGACCTGACCAAGATGGCGCGCGACGGCAAGCTCGACCCGGTGATCGGCCGCGCGCAGGAGATCGAAACAACCATCGAGGTGCTGGCCCGGCGCAAGAAGAACAACCCGGTGCTGATCGGCGAGCCGGGTGTGGGCAAGACCGCCATCGTCGAAGGGCTGGCGCAGCGCATGGTGGCGGGTGAAGTGCCCGAGACCTTGCGCGACAAGCGCCTGGTGGAACTCAACATCAACGCCATGGTGGCCGGCGCCAAATATCGCGGCGAGTTCGAGGAGCGCGTGCAGAAGGTGCTGAAGGAGGTGACCGAGCACCAGGGCGAGCTGATTTTGTTCATCGACGAGGTGCACACCATCGTCGGTGCCGGCCAGGGCGGTGGCGAAGGCGGGCTGGACGTGGCCAACGTGTTCAAACCGATGATGGCGCGCGGTGAACTCAACCTGATCGGCGCCACGACGCTGAACGAGTACCAGAAATACATCGAGAAGGATGCCGCACTGGAGCGGCGCTTCCAGCCGGTGACGGTGCCCGAGCCGACGGTGGCCCAGGCCATCATGATTCTGCGCGGCCTGCGCGACACCTTCGAGGCGCACCACAAGGTCAGCATCTCCGAGGACGCGATCATCGCGGCGGCCGAGTTGTCCGACCGCTACATCACGGCGCGCTTCCTGCCGGACAAGGCGATCGACCTGCTCGACCAGGCGGCCGCGCGCGTCAAGCTGTCGGCCACGGCCCGGCCGGTGGCCGTGCAGGAGCTGGAGTCCGAACTGCACCAGCTGCGGCGTGAACAGGATTACGTGGCCGCGCGCAAGCAGTACGACCAGGCCGCCGAGCTCGGCAAGCGCATCGAAGCCAAGGAGGCCGAGCTCAAGAAGCTCGTCGAGAACTGGGAGCGGGAGCGGGCCTCCGGCAGTGCCGAGGTCAAGGCGGAACACGTGGCGCAGATCGTCTCGCGCCTGACCGGCATCCCGGTCAACGAGTTGACGGTGGAAGAGCGCGAAAAGCTGCTGCACTTGGAACAACGGCTGCACGAGCGCCTGGTGGGACAAGACGAGGCGGTCCGTGCCGTGGCCGATGCCGTGCGGCTGTCCCGCGCCGGCCTGCGCGAAGGCAGCAAACCGGTGGCTACCTTCCTGTTTCTGGGCCCGACCGGGGTGGGCAAGACCGAGCTCGCCAAGGCATTGGCCGAATCGATCTACGGCGATGAGCACGCCCTGTTGCGCATCGACATGTCGGAATATGGCGAACGCCATACCGTGGCGCGGCTGGTGGGCGCGCCTCCGGGCTATGTCGGTTACGACGAAGGCGGTCAGCTCACCGAGAAGGTGCGGCGCAAGCCCTACAGCGTGCTGCTGCTCGACGAGATCGAGAAGGCACACCCTGACGTCTACAACATCCTGCTGCAAGTGTTCGACGACGGTCGCCTCACCGACGGCAAGGGCCGGGTGGTGGATTTCACCAACACCATCATCATCGCCACGTCCAACCTGGGTTCGGACATCATCCAGCGACGGCTGAAGGCGCGTGGGGCGGCCGACGAGGAGTACGAAAAGACCAAGACCGAGGTCATGGACGTGCTGCGCGGCCACTTCCGGCCCGAGTTCCTCAACCGCATCGACGAGATCATCGTCTTCCATGCGCTGGGCAAGGAGGAGATCCGCCACATCGTCGGCCTGCAGCTCGATCGCGTGGCGCGCAGCGCCGCCAGCCAGGGCGTGACGCTCACTTTCGATCAGACGCTGATCGACCATTTCGCGGAAGAAGGCTACAAACCCGAGTTCGGTGCGCGTGAACTCAAGCGCCTGATCCGCAGCGAGCTGGAAACTGCGCTGGCGCGCGAGATGCTCGGTGGCAGCATCGGCAAGGGCGATCACGCCAGCGCACGCTGGGACGACAAGGCCGAACGCGTGGTGTTCGAACGCAAAGAGCTACCGCAGACCCCGGCCGAGCCGGAGCAGCCGGATGTCGCGAAGGCGACCGAGACGCCGCACGGCGACGCTGGCAAAGGCTCGCGCAAGAAGAAGTCGGCGAGCGACGCATCTTGA
- a CDS encoding transposase → MRPQRRTYSKSFKAQVIQECSEPGASIANIALGYSLNANLDHKWIRLPTHKTTAIQPAFIPLPSQMLGVGSHAQARCCDHEFDPVGP, encoded by the coding sequence ATGCGCCCTCAGCGCCGTACCTACAGCAAATCTTTCAAGGCTCAGGTCATTCAGGAGTGTTCTGAACCCGGTGCCTCCATCGCAAACATCGCCTTGGGCTACAGCCTCAATGCCAACCTCGACCACAAATGGATTCGGCTGCCTACCCACAAAACCACGGCTATCCAGCCAGCGTTCATCCCGTTGCCTTCTCAAATGCTCGGCGTGGGTTCGCATGCTCAAGCGCGCTGCTGCGATCATGAGTTTGATCCAGTCGGCCCGTAA